A part of Luteitalea sp. genomic DNA contains:
- a CDS encoding Do family serine endopeptidase — GVGSGVIVSPDGYIITNNHVVEGADRITVTLADDREFSGKLVGADPPTDVAVVKIEGTDLPALTFGDSDTARVGDVVLAIGSPLGLDQSASMGIISAKGRTEVGVNVGSGGDPGYGDFLQIDAPINQGNSGGALVNTRGELIGIPTLILSPSGGNIGVGFAIPTNMARGVMDQLVKSGKVRRARLGVGINDVDSAMAEALNLPSTQGAVVGEVQADTPAEDAGLQQGDVIVGVNGQDIRNRDELRNLIASQQPGSKANVTFLRSGKEQSVTVTLSELETEEQASRTSGGGESESGRLGLRVEPLTPELRAKLKTTRDGGVVVADVTPDSPAGEAGLRPGMVIYEVNKKPVQSAQDVTKAVAAAGNSAVLLTIGVDGSESLVAVRPQG; from the coding sequence TGGAGTCGGCTCCGGCGTCATTGTCAGCCCGGACGGTTACATCATCACCAACAACCACGTCGTCGAAGGCGCCGACCGGATCACCGTGACGCTGGCCGATGATCGCGAGTTCTCCGGAAAGCTCGTGGGAGCCGACCCGCCCACGGATGTCGCCGTCGTGAAGATTGAAGGGACAGACCTGCCCGCGCTCACGTTTGGCGACTCCGACACAGCGCGAGTTGGCGACGTGGTGCTCGCGATCGGGAGCCCGCTTGGACTGGACCAGTCAGCAAGCATGGGGATCATCAGCGCAAAGGGGCGCACCGAGGTTGGCGTGAATGTCGGTAGCGGCGGCGACCCCGGCTACGGTGACTTCCTGCAGATCGATGCTCCGATCAATCAGGGGAACTCCGGCGGAGCGCTCGTGAACACACGGGGCGAGCTGATCGGCATCCCGACGCTCATCTTGTCTCCCAGCGGCGGGAACATCGGCGTCGGCTTTGCCATTCCGACCAACATGGCCCGCGGCGTCATGGATCAACTCGTCAAGTCCGGCAAGGTTCGCCGTGCCAGGCTCGGAGTGGGGATCAATGACGTTGACTCGGCCATGGCGGAAGCATTGAACCTGCCTTCGACTCAAGGAGCAGTCGTCGGAGAAGTCCAGGCCGACACGCCCGCAGAGGATGCTGGGCTCCAACAGGGTGACGTGATCGTCGGCGTCAACGGGCAGGACATTCGCAACAGAGACGAGCTGCGAAACCTCATCGCGTCCCAGCAACCTGGCAGCAAGGCAAACGTGACGTTCCTGCGATCCGGCAAGGAACAGAGCGTCACCGTGACGCTGAGTGAGCTCGAGACAGAAGAGCAGGCCTCACGTACGTCAGGCGGCGGTGAATCAGAAAGCGGCCGCCTCGGTCTCAGAGTGGAGCCTCTCACGCCGGAGCTGAGAGCGAAGTTGAAGACGACGCGTGACGGCGGTGTCGTGGTCGCCGACGTTACGCCGGACAGTCCAGCGGGCGAGGCTGGCCTTCGACCGGGTATGGTCATCTACGAAGTCAATAAGAAGCCAGTTCAGTCAGCGCAGGACGTTACTAAGGCCGTAGCAGCAGCCGGAAACAGCGCGGTGCTCCTGACGATCGGCGTCGATGGCAGCGAGAGCCTCGTCGCGGTACGGCCGCAGGGATAG